The Lycium barbarum isolate Lr01 chromosome 12, ASM1917538v2, whole genome shotgun sequence genome includes a region encoding these proteins:
- the LOC132622617 gene encoding uncharacterized protein LOC132622617, which produces MSAYNAFKACTPVAWSPNLYITLVRGIPGTRRLHRRTLEALRLRKCNRTVMRWNTPTVRGMLQQVKRLVVIETEEMYNARKEKLANHKALRPPLVVNHHGAAAAPAAPAADSVQ; this is translated from the exons ATGAGTGCTTACAACGCTTTTAAAGCTTGTACTCCAGTCGCATGGAGCCCTAATCTATACATAACCCTCGTAAGGGGTATCCCAGGCACTAGGAGGCTCCATAGGCGTACCCTTGAGGCACTGCGTCTTCGCAAATGCAACCGGACTGTAATGCGATGGAACACACCTACTGTTAGGGGAATGCTTCAGCAG GTGAAAAGATTGGTTGTCATTGAGACAGAAGAGATGTACAATGCACGTAAGGAGAAACTAGCTAATCACAAAGCTCTACGTCCTCCTTTGGTTGTAAACCATCATGGAGCAGCCGCAGCTCCAGCAGCTCCCGCAGCTGATTCAGTTCAGTAA